From Wolbachia endosymbiont (group A) of Longitarsus flavicornis, the proteins below share one genomic window:
- a CDS encoding alpha/beta hydrolase, translated as MIKLKGPEICADGNKKNLIVFLHGWGSSGDNFVHLAKVMSKFLLGSYFVAPNAPFKREIGDGYQWFSLEDRSEEALYNGVKNATSIVNHFIDTKLKELNLKDTQLSLVGFSQGAMLAIHTALTRSQSCASVVAYSGRFLSPSKAAPEIKSKPNICVIHGDADDVVPFSSLDLAVKALKETGVNVEGHPIHALGHIINEEGIKLGVEFIKKNFKN; from the coding sequence ATGATTAAACTTAAAGGCCCAGAAATTTGTGCAGATGGAAACAAGAAAAATTTGATTGTTTTTTTACATGGTTGGGGCTCAAGTGGTGATAATTTTGTTCACCTTGCTAAAGTTATGAGCAAGTTTTTACTGGGTTCATATTTTGTAGCACCCAATGCTCCGTTTAAGAGAGAAATAGGTGATGGTTATCAGTGGTTCAGTTTGGAAGATCGTAGTGAGGAGGCGCTATATAATGGAGTAAAAAATGCTACATCAATTGTAAATCATTTCATTGATACAAAATTAAAGGAGCTTAATTTAAAAGATACGCAACTTTCTTTAGTTGGATTTTCTCAAGGAGCAATGCTTGCAATACATACAGCTCTCACCCGCTCTCAATCCTGTGCATCAGTTGTTGCATACTCTGGTAGGTTTCTTTCACCTTCAAAAGCTGCACCAGAGATCAAATCAAAACCTAACATATGTGTTATCCATGGTGATGCTGACGACGTGGTACCTTTTTCGTCCCTCGACTTAGCGGTTAAAGCTCTGAAAGAAACAGGGGTAAATGTTGAAGGGCACCCAATTCATGCATTAGGGCATATTATTAATGAAGAGGGAATAAAATTAGGAGTAGAATTTATCAAGAAGAATTTTAAAAATTAA
- a CDS encoding SDR family oxidoreductase has product MHLFCFGYGYVAKFLSKKLLNLGWKVSGTSRSKDIQNVILFNYEKVSQDLLKSATHVLISIPPDGDDVVERYGDCLQNVKWFGYLSATSVYGDHSGNWVDEESETKPIEIRGEKRLKSERKWLNSRLPVHIFRLAGIYGPGRNVLIDLQLGKARNVKKEGHFFSRIHVEDISNILFSSMQNIKPGEIYNCADDLPTTQSEVVMYAAKLLNVSPPEPIELPDYAQSFYLGSKRVSNVKIKKDLNVSLIYPNYKVGLESLHVKKTEITSE; this is encoded by the coding sequence ATGCACTTGTTTTGCTTTGGTTATGGATATGTAGCTAAATTTTTATCGAAAAAATTACTGAACTTAGGTTGGAAAGTCAGTGGCACATCAAGAAGTAAAGATATACAAAATGTAATCCTCTTTAATTATGAGAAGGTTAGCCAAGATCTGCTTAAAAGCGCAACGCACGTTTTAATTTCTATTCCTCCAGATGGTGATGATGTTGTGGAGAGATACGGTGATTGCCTGCAAAATGTTAAATGGTTCGGTTATTTGTCTGCAACTAGCGTCTATGGTGATCACTCTGGTAATTGGGTGGATGAGGAATCTGAAACAAAACCTATAGAAATCAGAGGAGAAAAGCGCCTTAAATCTGAAAGGAAGTGGCTGAATAGCAGATTGCCTGTACATATTTTTCGTTTAGCTGGAATATACGGTCCTGGTAGGAACGTGTTAATTGACTTGCAGCTTGGCAAAGCAAGGAATGTGAAAAAAGAAGGGCATTTTTTTTCTCGTATTCACGTTGAAGATATATCGAATATTTTATTTTCTTCCATGCAAAACATAAAACCTGGTGAAATATACAATTGTGCAGACGATTTACCCACTACACAATCTGAAGTGGTAATGTATGCAGCCAAACTTCTCAATGTTAGCCCTCCAGAGCCAATTGAGTTACCAGATTATGCACAGAGTTTTTATTTAGGATCAAAGAGAGTAAGTAATGTTAAAATTAAAAAAGATCTTAATGTCTCTCTAATTTATCCTAACTACAAGGTGGGATTAGAGAGTTTGCACGTAAAAAAAACTGAAATCACATCAGAATGA
- a CDS encoding TrbC/VirB2 family protein has translation MKNFLLVVALIFSFAFDANADETADTICKIVGYTHSIGGPMITIVIIGAALLAIFGRMPWPALFALGMFTAAFFGAPVVVSKTTPDGVICQNGAVVNKP, from the coding sequence ATGAAAAATTTTCTTCTAGTTGTAGCTCTAATTTTCTCCTTTGCATTTGATGCAAATGCTGATGAAACAGCAGATACAATCTGTAAGATAGTAGGTTATACTCACAGCATAGGTGGGCCGATGATTACGATAGTGATAATTGGTGCGGCACTGCTTGCAATATTTGGTAGAATGCCTTGGCCTGCTTTATTTGCATTAGGTATGTTTACCGCTGCGTTTTTTGGTGCCCCTGTAGTCGTTTCAAAAACAACACCAGACGGTGTGATTTGTCAAAACGGTGCAGTAGTGAATAAGCCATAG
- a CDS encoding TrbC/VirB2 family protein, with protein MKNFLLLVALILSFAFDAHANLDATSAVICKIMGYAHGIGGPMITIVIIGAALLAIFGRMPWPALFALGAFTAVFFGAPAVVSKIAPGTASRCETCTGTKTLQEDPVGSGNYKCK; from the coding sequence ATGAAAAATTTTCTTCTACTTGTGGCGTTAATTCTCTCCTTTGCGTTTGATGCGCATGCTAATCTAGATGCAACATCAGCAGTGATATGCAAAATAATGGGTTATGCTCACGGTATAGGTGGGCCGATGATCACAATAGTGATAATAGGTGCAGCTTTACTTGCAATATTTGGCAGAATGCCGTGGCCAGCACTTTTTGCACTCGGTGCATTTACTGCTGTGTTTTTTGGTGCTCCTGCCGTCGTTTCAAAAATAGCACCAGGCACAGCAAGTAGGTGCGAGACATGTACGGGTACTAAAACATTGCAAGAGGACCCTGTAGGATCAGGGAATTATAAGTGTAAATAA
- a CDS encoding YihY/virulence factor BrkB family protein: MLQKFYSIVYCLYRALIDTIHNDGVEHAGYLSFLILLSIFPFLIVLMAVASTFANFLDQYNIGWVFIIDNMPQDILSSLMPRIREIISGPPQSLLTLAIVGAVWTASSTIEGLRTILNKAYKVPVSPPYILRRVLSILQFLVITLIITLTIVFSTLVPMLIDFSYQGLSYTRYLLIEFVLFTVVSWLYFMLPNIKQNLSDVFPGSCVAVILWTISASAFKQYLKASFDQLDLIYGSLGGVVVSLLFFYMLSLIFIYGAKFNFQLKYFNESR; encoded by the coding sequence GTGCTACAGAAATTTTACAGCATCGTTTATTGCCTTTATCGTGCTTTGATTGACACAATTCATAATGATGGAGTGGAGCACGCAGGGTATCTATCATTTTTAATCCTGTTATCGATATTTCCTTTTCTTATTGTTTTAATGGCTGTGGCGTCAACATTCGCAAATTTCTTAGACCAGTATAACATTGGCTGGGTATTTATCATTGATAACATGCCACAGGATATTTTATCATCTTTGATGCCGCGCATTAGGGAGATAATATCAGGCCCGCCACAAAGCTTACTAACTTTGGCAATTGTAGGTGCTGTTTGGACCGCTTCATCGACAATTGAAGGGCTTAGAACAATACTCAATAAGGCCTATAAAGTTCCGGTTTCGCCGCCTTATATATTAAGAAGAGTACTAAGTATATTACAATTTTTAGTAATCACGCTTATTATAACTCTAACTATAGTGTTTTCTACACTAGTACCAATGCTAATTGATTTTTCCTATCAGGGGCTAAGTTATACTAGGTATTTACTTATTGAATTTGTACTTTTCACAGTAGTCTCTTGGCTATATTTTATGTTACCAAACATAAAACAAAATTTATCAGACGTATTTCCTGGATCTTGTGTAGCTGTTATTCTTTGGACGATTTCTGCTTCAGCTTTTAAGCAATACTTAAAAGCTTCCTTTGACCAACTGGATTTGATATATGGAAGTTTAGGTGGTGTGGTAGTGTCATTACTATTTTTTTATATGCTCAGTTTAATTTTTATATATGGAGCAAAATTTAATTTTCAGCTAAAATATTTCAATGAATCTCGCTAA
- a CDS encoding SDR family oxidoreductase, with amino-acid sequence MNLAKEKEMGKLEGKVALITGVSDGVGSAVAKRFVREGACVILISRSIDHLKPLYNEIEGLEEFKEGSVKLIQLDLLDFENVKILTNMIESMKLSESGALDILVACAGILGKLNPTYDCEIEELQNVMNTNFTANWYLLKNLDPMLKKSNAGRAIFMTSEVTLSPSSYPYWMPYTASKAALEIMVKIYASETKHTKLCVNAVYPEGPVGSEQAFPGSELVSPDKLTDKFVELASENCSVSGKILPLSKSPE; translated from the coding sequence ATGAATCTCGCTAAGGAAAAAGAAATGGGTAAGTTAGAAGGTAAAGTAGCTTTAATTACCGGGGTTTCAGATGGAGTAGGCTCTGCTGTTGCAAAAAGGTTTGTAAGAGAAGGTGCATGTGTGATTCTGATTTCAAGGTCTATCGATCACCTCAAGCCACTATATAATGAAATTGAAGGGCTTGAAGAATTTAAAGAAGGCTCTGTGAAGCTAATACAGCTTGATCTTTTAGACTTTGAGAATGTAAAGATACTGACAAACATGATAGAAAGCATGAAATTATCAGAATCTGGAGCACTTGATATATTAGTTGCATGTGCTGGAATTTTAGGCAAACTGAACCCCACTTACGACTGTGAGATTGAAGAGCTACAGAACGTAATGAATACAAATTTTACTGCCAATTGGTACTTACTAAAAAACTTAGATCCAATGCTAAAAAAGTCTAATGCTGGAAGAGCGATATTCATGACTTCAGAAGTGACACTTTCTCCTTCCTCTTATCCATATTGGATGCCGTATACTGCAAGTAAAGCTGCACTGGAAATAATGGTGAAAATATATGCATCTGAAACAAAACATACAAAATTATGTGTAAATGCTGTATATCCAGAAGGACCTGTGGGTAGTGAGCAGGCATTTCCTGGATCTGAATTAGTGTCACCCGATAAACTAACAGATAAATTCGTGGAATTAGCTTCTGAAAACTGCAGCGTATCAGGAAAAATCTTACCGCTCAGCAAATCTCCCGAATAA